From the Mangifera indica cultivar Alphonso chromosome 10, CATAS_Mindica_2.1, whole genome shotgun sequence genome, one window contains:
- the LOC123226793 gene encoding putative disease resistance protein RGA3, whose product MGFVFAYKLKGLSLNQCLPVFVKYAFKEGQEKQHPNLIEIGKEIVKKCRGVPLAIRALGSLLYSSTFEQDWINVRDNEIWKLDQKDNSILHALRISYNHLSPPLKQCFVYYSVFPKDFTFHNCDLVNFWMAHGLLQAHNENGDFENIGMQYVKELMWRSFFQDIRGFHNGVYSFKIHDLMHDVAALLFQNEGVIVKESNQITAKTSYRHLLYHHWDASQTQPPSFLPNLGNLRSITFFKRVGKDIIVSQSFLELIVSRFQFLQLLHLFGLNIEAVPKRIGNLKHLRFLELSDNPKIKKLSSSIYKLQSLQFLSLYDCEKLEQLTTDVKHLISLRVLALSTMQKHLPNNGIGCLNSLRFLVIRNCSKLEYLCEDIGRPRVIRRLWITKCPSLISLPRGVRSLSSLEELCLVDCERLNLDFSTGSDEQHNHEELNSTGPPLRFLQIGNLPQLVKLPQWLLRSSTNTMQTWLICFMSKLLGKLESNV is encoded by the exons ATGGGATTTGTATTTGCATACAAGTTGAAAGGTCTTTCTCTCAATCAATGTTTGCCGGTGTTtgttaaatatgcatttaaagAAGGTCAAGAAAAACAACATCCCAACCTTATAGAGATTGGAAaggaaattgtaaaaaaatgtaGAGGTGTTCCATTGGCAATAAGAGCCTTAGGAAGTCTTCTTTATTCCTCAACTTTTGAACAAGATTGGATAAATGTGAGGGATAATGAGATATGGAAGTTGGATCAAAAGGATAATAGCATTTTACATGCTTTAAGAATAAGTTATAATCACTTGTCACCTCCTTTGAAAcaatgttttgtttattattcTGTATTTCCAAAAGACTTCACATTTCATAACTGTGATTTGGTTAACTTTTGGATGGCCCATGGGCTTCTGCAAGCGCACAATGAAAATGGAGATTTCGAAAATATTGGCATGCAATATGTAAAAGAATTAATGTGGAGATCTTTCTTTCAAGATATTAGAGGTTTTCATAATGGTGTCTATTCATTTAAAATACATGATCTAATGCATGATGTTGCAGCATTATTGTTCCAAAATGAGGGCGTAATAGTGAAAGAGAGTAACCAAATTACAGCCAAAACTTCTTATCgacatttattatatcatcattggGATGCAAGTCAAACGCAACCTCCAAGCTTTTTACCTAACCTGGGTAATTTAAGAAGCATTACGTTTTTTAAGCGTGTTGGAAAAGATATCATTGTTAGCCAatcatttttagaattaattgtCTCAAGATTTCAGTTTTTGCAGTTATTacatttatttggtttaaacaTTGAAGCAGTGCCTAAAAGAATTGGTAATTTGAAGCATTTGAGATTTTTGGAACTATCAGATAAcccgaaaataaaaaaactctcaaGTTCTATTTACAAGCTACAAAGTTTGCAATTTTTATCGCTGTATGATTGTGAGAAACTAGAACAGTTAACCACAGATGTTAAGCACTTAATTAGTCTCAGAGTCTTAGCCTTATCCACGATGCAAAAGCATCTACCAAATAATGGAATTGGCTGCTTGAATTCTCTTCGATTTTTAGTTATTCGCAATTGCAGCAAATTAGAATATTTGTGTGAAGATATTGGTCGCCCGAGAGTCATTCGAAGACTATGGATTACTAAATGTCCAAGTCTTATCTCATTACCACGTGGTGTAAGAAGCCTAAGCTCATTAGAAGAACTTTGTTTGGTAGATTGTGAAAGGCTTAATCTTGATTTCAGCACAGGATCAGATGAGCAACACAATCATGAAGAACTCAATAGCACAGGGCCTCCCCTTCGATTCCTTCAAATTGGTAATTTACCACAATTGGTGAAATTGCCGCAATGGCTTCTTCGCAGTTCGACAAACACTATGCAAACCTGGCTTATTTGTTTCATGTCAAAACTTTTG GggaaacttgaatcaaatgtGTGA